In a single window of the Acidobacteriota bacterium genome:
- a CDS encoding transposase, whose amino-acid sequence MGRPSQFSPEVRERAVRMVEEHREAHTSEWAVLRSIAPKLGCTAETLRKWVRQAQRDTGHRQGLTTSERERLKALEREVRELKRANEILRKASAYSAQAELDRRST is encoded by the coding sequence ATGGGACGTCCAAGTCAGTTTTCACCGGAGGTGCGTGAGCGCGCCGTCCGTATGGTCGAAGAGCACCGCGAGGCCCACACCTCGGAGTGGGCAGTGCTGCGGTCGATCGCGCCGAAACTCGGATGTACGGCGGAGACGCTGCGCAAGTGGGTGCGGCAGGCCCAGCGGGACACGGGGCATCGCCAGGGCCTGACGACGAGCGAGCGGGAGCGGCTCAAGGCGTTGGAGCGGGAGGTGCGCGAGCTGAAGCGGGCCAACGAGATCCTACGCAAGGCGTCCGCGTATTCCGCCCAGGCGGAGCTCGACCGCCGGAGCACGTAG